A region of Carassius auratus strain Wakin chromosome 11, ASM336829v1, whole genome shotgun sequence DNA encodes the following proteins:
- the LOC113110910 gene encoding uncharacterized protein LOC113110910 has product MGEWSSTLKPEIRHLHLKTSRWRRREYFKLKLSPAIRCIRTTKHNCGGPGTFSNKAMSSKLRNCRRSLAAALDQAADVSDLSSSSPNNCSLITTSQDDTNEDFQWRTRSAKLQDLHGLLDVQTLEDLVAKLEFENELNRVYSRFLQSQNQEHGENTESVNSDVEEGSAGRWVHDSKEEYSFLLDVILEIERDNDFTADCDVSALERDLQLSS; this is encoded by the exons atgggcgagtggagctccactctcaaaccggaaatacgtcacctccacttgAAAACATCAAGATGGCGTCGCCGGGAGTACTTCAAACTTAAACTCAG Cccagcaatcagatgcatcagaacaacaaagcacaactgtggtggaccaggcaccttcagcaacaa AGCAATGTCAAGCAAGTTAAGAAACTGTAGACGAAGCCTTGCTGCAGCTTTGGATCAAGCAGCAGATGTTTCTGATTTATCATCGTCGTCTCCAAACAACTGCAGCCTGATTACAACATCACAGGATGACAC GAATGAGGACTTTCAGTGGCGCACACGGTCTGCAAAACTGCAAGATCTTCATGGGCTCCTCG ATGTACAGACCTTGGAGGATCTTGTGGCAAAGCTGGAGTTTGAAAATGAGCTGAACCGCGTCTACAGTAGATTCCTGCAAAGTCAAAACCAAGAGCATGGAGAGAACACAGAAAGTGTGAATAGTGATGTGGAAGAGGGAAGTGCAGGCCGCTGGGTTCACGATAGTAAGGAGGAATATTCCTTCTTGTTAGACGTGATTCTTGAGATAGAGCGGGACAATGACTTCACTGCTGACTGTGATGTCAGTGCTTTGGAGCGGGATTTACAGTTATCATCATAG
- the brk1 gene encoding putative protein BRICK1: MAGQEDPVQREIHQDWANREYIEVITSSIKKIADFLNSFDMSCRSRLATLNEKLTALERRIEYIEARVTKGETLT, encoded by the exons ATGGCCGGACAGGAGGATCCCGTGCAAAGGGAAATTCATCAAGACTGGGCGAACCGTGAATATATTGAAGTGATCACCAGCAGCATTAAGAAAATAGCCGATTTCCTCAACTCCTTCG ATATGTCCTGCAGGTCCCGTTTAGCCACTTTGAATGAGAAACTTACTGCTTTGGAGAGGAGGATTGAGTACATTGAAGCCAGA GTCACAAAAGGGGAAACCTTGACTTAG
- the LOC113110911 gene encoding glutathione peroxidase 1 has product MMAGAAKKFYDLSAKLLTGEILNFSSLKGKVVLIENVASLUGTTVRDYTQMNELHSRYADQGLVVLGAPCNQFGHQENTKNDEILLSLKYVRPGNGFEPNFQLLEKLEVNGVNAHPLFVFLKEKLPQPSDDSVSLMGDPKFIIWSPVNRNDISWNFEKFLIGPDGEPFKRYSRRFLTIDIEADIKELLKRAK; this is encoded by the exons ATGATGGCAGGGGCCGCGAAGAAGTTTTATGATCTGTCCGCCAAACTTTTGACAGGGGAAATCCTGAATTTTTCGTCTCTCAAAGGTAAAGTGGTGCTTATTGAAAATGTGGCGTCGCTTTGAGGCACAACAGTCAGGGATTACACCCAGATGAACGAGCTCCACAGCCGCTACGCTGATCAGGGGCTCGTGGTCCTGGGCGCTCCCTGCAACCAGTTCGGACATCAG GAGAACACCAAGAATGATGAAATTCTGCTGTCTCTGAAGTACGTCCGTCCTGGAAATGGCTTCGAGCCAAATTTCCAGCTTCTGGAGAAGCTGGAAGTGAACGGTGTGAACGCCCACCCTCTGTTTGTGTTCCTCAAGGAGAAGCTGCCTCAGCCCAGTGACGACTCCGTGTCCTTGATGGGGGATCCCAAATTCATCATCTGGAGTCCGGTGAACAGGAATGACATCTCCTGGAACTTTGAGAAGTTCCTCATCGGCCCGGACGGAGAACCGTTCAAGAGATACAGCAGAAGGTTCCTCACCATCGACATTGAAGCAGATATCAAAGAGCTTCTGAAGAGGGCGAAATAA